The Liolophura sinensis isolate JHLJ2023 chromosome 8, CUHK_Ljap_v2, whole genome shotgun sequence sequence CTGAGTACTCTGAACACTATCAGTACTAGCACTATGCTTATTCACATCATTATcaaatacagtcaaacctgtacctTCGgccacctgtacctaatcagcGTCCAACTGCCGTAAGCGGCTACTCTGTGCcgcgaccaaacaattttccatgttaaatgaCCTGTAATATGCGGGCACCTGTCCAACGCGTCcagcggccaatatattttgccaccaaattctatatcagcctgtcctgagcggccgggactttcaacagtaatgatgATTGCTGCATcggacattcaaaaatttcaaaatcgcGACCACCTGACTTCAATAGTTTTTGTAGTGATTGAAAGTTACAACCTACCACTTTGTGATGAGaagtgaagtgtgaacattattgctCAATAGCAGTGAACACTATTTTTCTTTAATCAGGCCTAGCTGGTTGTTGTCCGGACACCCCTGCACTGTGGCAGTGGATTAGCTCCATGCTGAGGTCCGCGCTATGAATGCCATAAACAGCGGGCAGACTCGGACATAAtcggatataatctgacctcctgtggttcctcccatgaatggtaTCTTTGACAAATTGTCTGGCTTACTTGGCCATTATCTTTGCAGGCaaatggtgttgtgttttcaattcgcgtggccaaaatattgcctgtactgaacacatggagaaattgatcttccttcacttatacatgttgttgtttcaccggtaatgGCAAGTATGATTGAACATCTCAGCAGTCtgccatttacagtccaaaactttgttagaatTGTCATTTATAGCTACGTAGGCCAAACTAGTACATGGCTGTTTAGGGCTTGTCAATGACgggaagaaagttctcctgtcatgCGTGCCCTCACCTGAAACTCTTTTTGTAATCGGCTGTTAAATGCGTGAAATCCATAGGTCtaccccacaaaacttgaaactattgagttattattttactacaattgttatatttctatgaaatttgTGTAGCTGACCAGATTAGTGCTTTAACAATTGTGTATaagattattatgtaggcctacatgtgtagatttcctgaaacttaactcagttgtgatttggcttggtcttcacaacctgtcttatgttgccaactgtcatatgcggCCACTTTTCACGTGTCCCTTCACTGGCCgcatacaacaggtttgactgtatatcAAATTCACTCATATTGCAAATTCTGAGATGTCGTGACAACCATAACTAGATGTTGTTCCTATGGCAACTACTTCAGGAACAACGAAATAGTAAATGACGACAGTAGGCAAGGTGTATCCTTGAAATACGGTATAGTCATGGATAGATGTACTGGCTTTGATGGGGGCCTCAGAGCCCGAGTGGAAAacagggggaggggggaggagtCGATGACCCAGAAGGGTCATAAAATACTGGCTTTGACCTTTATGCCTATAGATAACAAATTCTGGTCACCCTTAACAGCAGTGAACTGAAGGCttacacttacacatgtatatgctgtgaATTACCGTCGTCAGGGGACAAACATAAGACATGTAATTGCCTGTGGTAATTGTCTGTAATGGCGAATGGTCTGCATGGACAAACACATCATGGAATACTCATGGGTACGAATTTTATGACGTACAACAGATTGTCAAATTCAACTTCACGCCCTACGTTTCTTAAACCTTTCCTGTGGGAATTTTCTGTAATGGCGAATGGTGTGCATGGACAAACACATCATGGAATACTCTTGGGCACGAATTTTATGACGCAAAACAGATTGTCAAATTCAACTTCACGCCCTATGTTTCTTAAACCTTTCCTGTGGTAATTTTCTGTAATGGCGAATGGTGTGCATGGACAAACACATCATGGAATACTCATGGGCACGAATTTTCTGACGCAAAACAGATTGTCAAATTCAACTTCACGCCCTACGTTTCTTAAACCTTTCCTTTTGTATATTTTccgttgctttttttttcatccagctagtttaattgtcatttacacgtaccacatgtacatacgtgTTCTAATTTTACTCATGAGTTTTATGTGTCATTTCAGTCTTTGGCAAATGTTGAAGCTTTCATTGATTTTGAAGAAGAAGACAACATTGAACATAATGTCATGGTTCAAGGTAATAGAGCGAGGTGACTTCCATTTAGAGAAACCCAATATATcagttatgaaaataaatatctcCTTACATGCGTGAACACAAATGCTTTGACTTGTAGCGGTTTGTACCGAACCTTAATTATTGTGTTTTAAACTTTGACCATTTGAGTACAGTGTTTGGTATGTGTGTAAGTGTGAAgaccattttctgtattttgtgaaaggaaatGTTAATGAGTGTTCATGAATTTTGGTTTCTTTGAGAAATACATCAGagtaatgtttgtgttttgtgaatTCAAGCTGAGAAAGATATCCATGATCTGAAAGCCAGCATTGATGCCCATCtgtcagacagtcagcaaggggAACGACTTCGCTCAGGTGTTCACGTGGCAATCCTGGGGCAGCCAAATGTGGGCAAGAGTTCTCTTCTAAATGctatatgtaagtacatgtgcactcaaAGAGACCCACTGTCCCATTCTAAATGAGAGCTATTAAAACAGCATTTAAAACTGacgaccaatgcggtcgctgcatatgagttcaagtccaactcatggcAGCTACTTCTCTTTTTTGTTGACAGTGTAGcttgcggattgtcgtgggctTTCAGTGAGATCTGACAGGTTTCCTCCCTGCATAATACTCGTTGCCAtcgtaaaagttaaatattcttgagtgtggcggaagacaatcaaagaaataaataaataagctgacCCGGTTGGAACCTGATTTGTAACCAAAGCTGTATTGGCTAAGGGCTTCAGGTATGAAGTGGGACAGTTAGACTACCGAGCAATGCCTGCTTTTTGAATACACTATCTTGaatgtgaaaacatttgtgttcCTGTCTGgataatacatttttgttcacaTACAGTTGCCCTTAAACGTCCAGTTTTTATCAAACTGGTGTACAGTCAACACCCAAGGGCCAGAATATTTCTAATCAAGCTGATGGACAAGATGGACACCGTGACAGTATTATATCCCTTCGACATGATATGCCTGTGGAATGAAAACGCCGTAAGAAAATAGTTATCATCAACAGAAATTTCACCGCTAAGATGTTTGAATGCATAATTGAATATTAAGAACGCATTATAATGCTCTTTTTGATAAACAGGTCGAAGGCCGGCAGCAATTGTATCACCAATAGCAGGGACAACAAGAGATGTGATCGAGACCTCCCTCAACATAGGTGGATACCCTGTAGTGATCGGTGACACCGCAGGGTTACGGGACACGGAAGATTCCATTGAGAAGGAAGGAGTGAGAAGGGCATTGAACAGGTGAGCTTCGTGTACTATGCCTGCATGAATAATGTTCCATTACATCACCCGTCGAAACGTCATGCACATTGTCTCCTACATTtcatttacaatgtatacacaATGTCCCCCTTGTGGAACGTTTCTCTAATTTGGTAGTGATACATTTTCCACATGTACCTGCTTACGAAATGTCGCATACTCGCAAAagaataaaagttaaaaaatttcGTGGAAATGAACCAAAACTCGCGCAAGAACATGACGTTCACACGTCTGTAAAAGAGATAAAACTAGCGCAATTGTATAAAAACTCACGCGGGTATGTGCTGTCCGCCCATGCGCGCGAGGATGTAGACAAGTCTTGCGGGTACAACTTGCAAACTGCACATACCCGCGGGAGCTTTTGTACATtcgcctttgtttttgttttgtcttgtcgTGTGGAAATTGCCGTCGTTGGTGCGCATACGACATGAGCCCCATTTCCGCACCCTATTGTCCGTTTTGTTCTAAACGCGTGTTAAAAAACTCAAGCGTTCGATGTATACGTAGCGAAATGTCCAGTGGACGCTAGCATCTTTCATAAGTCTTTGTTTTCACTCTCTCCAATAATAGGATGACTTGCTTGACACAGCCTCTGCTCATTAATGTCTatcaaatgtaacaaaataaaacatacatataggtTCATGTCAATTCTAAGGTTGTGGTCATGTTCAAAAGGAAATGGgacatgtacactggtaaatGGAACCGGAGTGAATGACCAGTATTTAACGACCATCTACTTCAAACCGGGCGTTACATTGAACAGGGAATTGTAAGTTCCCTCACTGTCACTGTCCGGGGACCCTGGAGATAATAAGTGGCGAACTAAGATCGTGTGGCCGTTTCTGCAGTTTTACCAATATGGCTTGCATTTCTGTACATCACAGATTCTCAAGAGTTCGTCAGTACCTTGCCGAAGATCGGTGGTTTGTACCGATCATCCTgtccttcactcataaaactgaccatcgtagaagtgaaagaATCTGCAGTACGGCGCTGAGGCCACgttcagataaaataaatgacCATTTTTGTTGTAATAGATGCACTAATAACACATCTTAACATGCTGCTTTTTCTGAACACTTTCTTTCCTAGAGCTGAACAGTCAGACCTGAAGATACTTGTGGTGGATGCGGACTCAAGTCTACCTTGTACTCTTACAAGCAACACATTGGACTATCATGTTCAGACGTATCTTAATACCCTAGGCCTCAGCGACACAAAAATGCTGTCCAAGACTTGTGCTTCGGGGACTGAAGAACATCTTAAGGAAAGCAATCCTAATCTGAAAGATTTAATTCTTGTGATTAATAAATGTGACCTGCTTTCCATCGATGACGTGAAAAGGCTTGAGCAGCTACACGTTCAGTTTGAAAGCTTTCCTGTTTGTGTGGTGTCCTGTGTTACTGGGCAAGGCTTGGACACATTTTTACAGATGTTGCTTCTTCGAGTGAAAGAATTGTGAGTACATTTTATGACTGATAAAGATATAGATTTTTGTTTAGCTTCAATACAGTACGATAGTTAATTAAATTTCTGTCGAGGGTAAGTTTCTGTGACCCGAGATGCTGTAAAGACAGCCATCCTTTGCTATTGCCCCGCACCACCACTTGGTAGAAATATTCCTAATCCATTGTCACTAGCTTCCGCTACACTGACAGACTCGGCGCCGTCTGTCACACCTGAACAAATGCATTACGACAATTAGTTTTCCCGTCCTTACACCCCCAGCTACAACTTACTGTGAAACGTGTAATGAATACTGGGGATTGCATACTATGATTCAGGCCATATGGTTTTAACACATGATTTCCGAACTTTGTTTACACTAACTTATTCCCAAATAATGCATTAAAATCgggattttttaattttttaatgataCCGATATTGCAGTAGTGGTAAGTGCCTGTATGTTGCCCGTACTACATTGACTGGCATTTTCTTTGTGCATACTGTGTCTGGTACCGTTGTACAAAGGTTTATCAAACTTATTCCACATGCACACTGACCAATCTGTACCAGTTAAAGTTATAAATTAGTTTGGTTGCCACAGTGGTCTGGCTGTGCGCAAAGCTTTGggcattgaaaaaaaatatcattgcCGTGTACATTATTTGGTCCTATATAGGCTAGTGTGGACAATTTTGGAAACTACTCGGCTACAATGACCGAATGCGTTGTTTGCACTGATCAGCATTCTGGATCACTGGCATTTGTTGCTGGCTGTATAATGGAGGAAGGGCATGGGGGGATAAATGTTTCATGAATGAGTCTTGCGGATGGCGTTAACCCAGTGTAGAAGCTTCTGCGAAGCATTATgagatttgttttacatgtaccaggcCGTTGATGGTCATGATGATAAGACTTTGTGGCGTGATATTAAAGGACGTTATAGTGAGGTTtgactgtacatgcatttgtgtgTCTTTTGTAGTTTACCAGTAGTTTTCCCTGAAGTCTTACTTTAACGTATGTACTTCAACTCTATAATATTTCATCccttaaatgttaaaaaataaaggATATTTCATCAACTATAAATCATTTGTATTCGTCAGGTGTGGTAACCCGCTGTCAGGAGGCCCCAGGCTAACACAGGCCCGCCACAGAACGCATCTGACGCTTTGTTCCCGTCACCTGACAGGTTACCTGGAGAGTCAAGACGATGATGTTGTTCTCGCCGCGGAAAATTTGAAGAAAGCAGCCCAGGAGTTGGGCAAAGTGATTGGCAAGATTAGCCCTGAGGATAtccttgatgtcatttttcGAGATTTTTGCATCggaaaataaattgtttacacTTATGAATAATTCTTAGTATTCTATGCTGGTTAGACCAGGAGTTGTGAAGCAAGTCTACATGTAACGGTTTGAAAGAAAGTTGCTGTTGACTTCTCCTGTGCTCTGCCTGaatttctccacccataaacctgatcactgtCATTAGGAGGGAAATATTCTGGATTGCAATGtataatcaaaataaacaatcaGTCTGGATATATTACTGTCCCTATACATGTGCCCATCGGTTTCAGAGACTTcctaaactgaaagaaaaatgtcGTAAGtatatgtagcctacatgtaggtgaaaaatAAACGAAACAGTACGAAACTCGAACTAACTGCAACTCATAGATGTGAAACGACACACCGAATTTCAATTCGATTTGACGAACCATTTTGATTAAATGTACGTAAATAGGTTTGTGTGTAAAACAATGACAAGACGACCTTAAGAGTGCAAAAATGGCAAAATAGTTCTTCCT is a genomic window containing:
- the LOC135472949 gene encoding tRNA modification GTPase GTPBP3, mitochondrial-like isoform X2, coding for MKTGIKHPTEAMMFAQRTFGSSFLARNKLRQLFQTCAALSHHDARMCTIFAVSSAPGKAGLAVLRISGSKAAEAIRQLGRLKKLPPERKATLRLLYRPQTQEAIDRGLMLWFPGPRSYTGEDCVEFHVHGGPAVVAAMLEALGELQEFRHAEQGEFTKRAFLNGKLDLTEVEGLADLIEAETESQRKQALRLVEGELGQMYNEWREVLIKSLANVEAFIDFEEEDNIEHNVMVQAEKDIHDLKASIDAHLSDSQQGERLRSGVHVAILGQPNVGKSSLLNAICRRPAAIVSPIAGTTRDVIETSLNIGGYPVVIGDTAGLRDTEDSIEKEGVRRALNRAEQSDLKILVVDADSSLPCTLTSNTLDYHVQTYLNTLGLSDTFLQMLLLRVKELCGNPLSGGPRLTQARHRTHLTLCSRHLTGYLESQDDDVVLAAENLKKAAQELGKVIGKISPEDILDVIFRDFCIGK
- the LOC135472949 gene encoding tRNA modification GTPase GTPBP3, mitochondrial-like isoform X1 — protein: MKTGIKHPTEAMMFAQRTFGSSFLARNKLRQLFQTCAALSHHDARMCTIFAVSSAPGKAGLAVLRISGSKAAEAIRQLGRLKKLPPERKATLRLLYRPQTQEAIDRGLMLWFPGPRSYTGEDCVEFHVHGGPAVVAAMLEALGELQEFRHAEQGEFTKRAFLNGKLDLTEVEGLADLIEAETESQRKQALRLVEGELGQMYNEWREVLIKSLANVEAFIDFEEEDNIEHNVMVQAEKDIHDLKASIDAHLSDSQQGERLRSGVHVAILGQPNVGKSSLLNAICRRPAAIVSPIAGTTRDVIETSLNIGGYPVVIGDTAGLRDTEDSIEKEGVRRALNRAEQSDLKILVVDADSSLPCTLTSNTLDYHVQTYLNTLGLSDTKMLSKTCASGTEEHLKESNPNLKDLILVINKCDLLSIDDVKRLEQLHVQFESFPVCVVSCVTGQGLDTFLQMLLLRVKELCGNPLSGGPRLTQARHRTHLTLCSRHLTGYLESQDDDVVLAAENLKKAAQELGKVIGKISPEDILDVIFRDFCIGK